Proteins encoded in a region of the Schaalia hyovaginalis genome:
- a CDS encoding helix-turn-helix domain-containing protein, producing the protein MTEWNAEAIGVGIRDGRAWLTTEEAAEHLAVSKRTLARLRRSGDGPKFARRGQIIRYRAADLDEWMGTRDGNVAE; encoded by the coding sequence TTGACGGAATGGAATGCGGAAGCAATCGGAGTCGGCATTCGTGACGGGCGTGCATGGCTGACGACAGAGGAAGCAGCCGAACACCTCGCCGTTTCGAAGCGAACGCTCGCGCGATTGCGACGGTCCGGTGACGGCCCGAAGTTCGCCAGGCGTGGGCAGATCATTCGCTATCGCGCTGCAGATCTCGACGAATGGATGGGGACCCGTGATGGAAACGTGGCCGAATAA
- a CDS encoding HIRAN domain-containing protein, which translates to MLRKILRVLLTIALLGDLLMVFGGLMMVAAPPAGQTRGEQVPALLFLVFVGLALFFGIGATFTKEEREKNRQMAEERKRMKQGLFGPATPTPEPQSPVAPAPRPYAPDAAGTAVPSGPLVIPAPDPVPVPTPTPVPSPQWTFAPAAPAGRRGHMEGRNWVPPLPGPNALDPWGRCEDAIDVVGENYRKGVFAKIMGREPGFRSESGAVINDPAILVFDGSNPYSKSHLAIAVYVRGAHVGYIPEDLARVWGVVLRDLAAEGFDLKVKARTWAKMNGYGEHAAVTVHLPAADALRPSNGLPAAPHVIIPAGKKRQVSGEENHMDALAPFIIPGGVNHVSVVLRSVTEVRPRSTAELVQVELGGKRVGRLTDLQSKNLLPLVKYIEARGKLPVARADVIGTALKADVIVMTADASEVSHEWLESLGPEIPTPTEVLPGPDWDWDDDPETPDEAVLRVRRERERCENGVHEHDRVGVSEEPQE; encoded by the coding sequence ATGCTCCGCAAGATCCTCAGAGTCCTCCTGACAATCGCCCTCCTCGGAGATCTCCTCATGGTCTTCGGCGGGCTCATGATGGTGGCCGCGCCCCCCGCTGGCCAAACCCGCGGCGAGCAGGTTCCTGCGTTGCTCTTCCTCGTGTTCGTCGGGCTCGCGCTCTTCTTCGGTATCGGTGCCACGTTCACGAAGGAGGAACGCGAGAAGAACCGCCAGATGGCAGAGGAGCGGAAGAGGATGAAGCAAGGACTCTTCGGCCCGGCGACACCAACGCCAGAGCCGCAGTCACCTGTAGCGCCCGCTCCTCGTCCCTATGCTCCTGACGCCGCTGGAACTGCCGTCCCCTCCGGGCCGCTCGTCATTCCCGCACCTGATCCGGTACCAGTACCCACGCCCACGCCGGTGCCGTCGCCACAGTGGACGTTCGCTCCCGCCGCTCCGGCTGGACGTCGTGGGCACATGGAGGGGCGCAACTGGGTTCCCCCGCTTCCCGGCCCCAACGCCCTGGACCCGTGGGGCCGGTGCGAGGACGCGATCGATGTCGTCGGGGAGAACTACCGCAAGGGAGTCTTCGCCAAGATCATGGGTCGAGAACCCGGCTTCCGCTCCGAATCAGGCGCAGTCATCAACGATCCCGCGATCCTCGTCTTCGACGGAAGCAACCCCTACTCCAAGTCGCACCTCGCAATCGCCGTCTACGTGCGCGGCGCACACGTCGGCTACATCCCCGAAGACCTTGCCCGAGTGTGGGGCGTCGTCCTGCGCGACCTCGCCGCCGAAGGCTTCGACCTGAAAGTCAAGGCCCGCACCTGGGCCAAGATGAACGGGTACGGCGAACACGCCGCCGTCACCGTCCACCTCCCAGCAGCCGACGCGCTCCGCCCCTCCAACGGACTGCCCGCCGCCCCGCACGTCATCATCCCAGCAGGGAAGAAGCGCCAAGTCAGTGGCGAAGAAAACCATATGGACGCCCTCGCCCCATTCATCATCCCCGGAGGGGTGAATCACGTCTCCGTCGTCCTCCGCTCCGTCACCGAGGTACGCCCACGATCCACGGCAGAACTCGTCCAAGTCGAACTCGGCGGCAAACGAGTCGGCCGGCTCACCGACCTGCAATCAAAGAACCTCCTGCCGCTCGTCAAGTACATCGAAGCCCGCGGCAAACTCCCCGTCGCCCGAGCCGACGTCATCGGGACCGCCCTCAAGGCTGACGTCATCGTCATGACCGCCGATGCCTCCGAGGTCTCTCACGAATGGCTCGAATCCCTCGGCCCTGAAATCCCCACCCCGACAGAGGTCCTCCCCGGACCAGACTGGGACTGGGACGACGACCCCGAAACCCCCGACGAGGCTGTCCTGCGGGTGCGCCGCGAGCGCGAGAGATGCGAGAACGGTGTGCATGAACATGATCGCGTCGGCGTCAGTGAAGAGCCGCAGGAGTAG
- a CDS encoding ImmA/IrrE family metallo-endopeptidase produces MWHPWTALRERLDLVLIWTEALPANVLGATDGRRIWMTPRQLQAERRCTLTHELIHVEHGHRGCQPEAIERQVRDAAARRLIPLDRLIDACLWARGPEELADELWVDQATLDDRLSGLTQAERDAINAALAQRDTHDV; encoded by the coding sequence ATGTGGCACCCCTGGACAGCCCTCCGCGAGCGCCTGGACCTCGTCCTCATCTGGACTGAGGCGCTCCCTGCGAACGTCCTGGGCGCAACCGATGGCCGGCGTATCTGGATGACGCCGCGCCAGCTCCAAGCCGAACGCCGCTGTACCCTCACGCACGAGCTCATCCATGTCGAGCACGGACACCGCGGCTGCCAGCCCGAGGCGATCGAGAGACAGGTCCGAGATGCGGCGGCACGGCGCCTCATCCCTCTGGACCGTCTCATCGACGCCTGTCTATGGGCGCGCGGACCCGAAGAGCTCGCCGATGAACTCTGGGTGGACCAGGCCACCCTCGATGACCGCCTTAGCGGTCTCACCCAGGCCGAACGAGACGCGATCAACGCCGCCCTGGCACAACGAGACACCCACGACGTGTAA
- a CDS encoding helix-turn-helix domain-containing protein yields MVLHMEAQHADSPNEEWRRVGATIRTMREIRGLNPDELAREIHISTPHLRNIENGHRALTEVLLTKIAKALVVPQIALLRDGYFDSEWTEAQIEAKNLERRVEKLQDNATALADEVEGLRAALADLLARAKAVA; encoded by the coding sequence ATGGTTCTGCACATGGAAGCGCAACATGCAGATTCGCCGAACGAAGAGTGGCGCAGAGTCGGGGCGACGATCAGAACGATGCGTGAGATACGCGGACTCAATCCGGACGAACTTGCGCGAGAGATTCATATTTCGACACCGCACCTGCGGAACATCGAGAACGGCCACAGGGCCCTGACCGAAGTGCTGCTGACAAAGATCGCCAAAGCGCTCGTCGTCCCCCAGATCGCACTCCTCCGCGACGGCTACTTCGATTCCGAGTGGACCGAAGCGCAGATCGAAGCGAAGAACCTCGAGCGCCGCGTCGAGAAGCTTCAGGACAACGCGACCGCGCTCGCGGACGAAGTCGAAGGACTGCGCGCCGCGCTCGCGGACCTTCTAGCTCGAGCGAAGGCGGTGGCGTGA
- a CDS encoding XRE family transcriptional regulator produces the protein MRSEFVDGPVRGERLRDLAEMEGLTLTSLAAQLGITQGHLSKIVNGSTPPPARVLELAALRFDLPTTFFSALPIPEENAPLTYRKKASSGARSDKRITRLFKEASRFWTSTATACALPTPEVTRLRSIGDHGDVEYAADLVRETVNLSDKPIPNMVRLAERLGVGVIIGLDPNVASSPEGGFSQSESGHSDYSGATCPSARTERPLIVTIAPQPGAVQRMTIAHELGHILYDLNLVAPPRSRDLEEKRAFEFAGALLLPAPAMREHINETSSLAAYLRMKAKYGASVGAIVMRAQHLCLISAERARSLHIQIASRGWRDAEPVNVPDEKPLLITQATRRAWPNDTIDCAAASTGTKHSYIRAWMSGNSQQETNEDARIISFRHARARRRRPFSPSADA, from the coding sequence ATGCGCTCTGAGTTCGTTGACGGCCCCGTCCGCGGCGAACGCCTCCGTGACCTTGCGGAGATGGAGGGCCTTACGCTCACTTCCCTTGCCGCGCAACTCGGCATCACCCAGGGCCACCTGTCGAAGATCGTCAACGGTTCAACTCCACCTCCCGCGCGCGTTCTCGAGCTCGCCGCACTCAGGTTCGATCTTCCAACAACCTTCTTCTCCGCGCTCCCCATACCCGAAGAGAACGCACCCCTGACCTACAGGAAGAAGGCCTCGAGCGGAGCGCGCTCCGACAAGAGGATTACGCGCCTCTTCAAGGAGGCGTCCCGCTTCTGGACGTCCACTGCTACCGCCTGCGCACTCCCTACCCCCGAAGTCACTCGACTCCGGTCGATCGGCGATCACGGCGACGTCGAATACGCGGCTGACCTCGTCCGCGAGACTGTGAACCTTTCCGATAAGCCGATCCCGAACATGGTCCGACTCGCCGAACGGCTCGGCGTCGGCGTCATCATCGGGCTTGACCCTAACGTCGCGAGTAGCCCCGAGGGCGGCTTCAGCCAATCCGAATCAGGTCACTCCGACTACTCCGGTGCCACCTGCCCGAGCGCGCGCACTGAACGTCCACTAATCGTGACGATCGCGCCTCAACCCGGAGCCGTCCAACGCATGACCATCGCACACGAGCTCGGCCACATCCTCTACGACCTCAACCTCGTCGCGCCACCGCGAAGCCGCGACCTCGAGGAGAAGCGCGCTTTCGAATTCGCCGGCGCGCTCCTCCTCCCCGCGCCTGCCATGCGAGAGCACATCAACGAGACATCGTCCCTCGCGGCCTACCTACGCATGAAAGCCAAGTACGGTGCATCCGTCGGCGCCATCGTCATGCGCGCTCAGCACCTCTGTCTCATTTCCGCTGAGCGCGCACGCAGCCTCCATATCCAGATCGCTTCGCGCGGATGGAGGGACGCCGAACCGGTCAATGTCCCCGACGAGAAGCCCCTCCTCATCACCCAAGCCACTCGGCGAGCGTGGCCGAACGACACGATCGACTGCGCCGCCGCCTCCACAGGCACGAAGCACTCCTACATCCGTGCGTGGATGTCCGGCAACTCCCAGCAGGAAACGAATGAGGACGCCCGGATCATTTCGTTTCGACACGCGCGAGCGCGCAGGAGGCGGCCATTCTCGCCAAGCGCCGACGCCTGA
- a CDS encoding WhiB family transcriptional regulator → MGGEQDSVFWRDLAACARPGMDPRWWFLEGRESTQETLAVCRSCPVVAECRRWVIADDAVRRASDIWGVAGGLTQDQRRRRRIELSEAGSLEGVDVAALRECAGGCGRLLVGPGQERGGVHVAPQKARGMCTRCYDRFLRAHREEFRAIVPAGEKRAEVA, encoded by the coding sequence ATGGGCGGTGAGCAGGATTCTGTGTTCTGGAGGGATCTGGCGGCGTGTGCGCGGCCCGGCATGGATCCTCGGTGGTGGTTTCTCGAGGGCCGTGAGAGCACGCAAGAGACGCTGGCGGTATGTCGATCCTGCCCGGTGGTTGCCGAGTGTCGCAGGTGGGTGATCGCTGATGATGCCGTGCGAAGGGCGTCGGATATCTGGGGGGTCGCCGGCGGTTTGACTCAGGACCAGCGTCGCCGGCGTCGCATCGAGTTGTCGGAGGCGGGCTCCTTGGAGGGCGTGGATGTCGCGGCTCTGCGCGAGTGTGCGGGCGGGTGCGGTCGTCTGCTGGTGGGGCCTGGTCAGGAGCGTGGTGGTGTTCATGTCGCGCCGCAGAAGGCCAGGGGCATGTGCACCAGGTGCTACGACCGTTTCCTCAGGGCTCATCGCGAGGAGTTCCGGGCGATTGTTCCTGCCGGCGAAAAACGGGCGGAGGTGGCGTGA
- a CDS encoding helix-turn-helix domain-containing protein, whose product MSGARELAGLVERVLTTREVAELERVSAQSVSQLCAAGEFPGAYRSPGKRGRWRIPESAVLERRKRLAAAEEERAARLQAASLRLEEYADFSGAIAPLMPRSRRRRQLGVKGARGA is encoded by the coding sequence ATGAGCGGTGCGAGGGAGCTCGCTGGGCTGGTTGAGCGGGTGTTGACGACTCGTGAGGTCGCTGAGCTTGAGCGGGTGAGCGCGCAGTCGGTGTCGCAGTTGTGTGCTGCTGGGGAGTTCCCAGGAGCGTATCGGTCGCCGGGGAAGCGCGGCCGGTGGCGGATCCCCGAGTCTGCGGTTCTTGAGCGGCGTAAGCGTTTGGCGGCGGCCGAAGAAGAAAGGGCTGCGCGTCTTCAGGCGGCGAGTCTGCGTCTGGAGGAGTACGCGGATTTCTCTGGGGCGATCGCGCCGCTCATGCCGCGGTCGCGTCGTCGTCGCCAGCTCGGGGTGAAGGGCGCCAGGGGCGCGTGA
- a CDS encoding terminase — MSRTPRSPTRNGRASDPRLSSIAKHLILPEGIVSTSFPKIRARAARWGLGFDQWQTDLGAAVFAKRDTGLYAAGIDGVEISLPRQVGKTYTIGSALMALASLESGLFILWTAHRTRTADETFAYMRGLANKAKIASYIETVRASNGQQAIVFHNGSRILFGAREGGFGRGFAGVDIIVFDEAQILGQRALDDMIPAANTSSNPLIIRMGTPPKPSDPSEAFTIFRKSALAGDMSDGLYVEVGADDDANPDDRKQWRKANPSFPHRTPESAILRMKRQLGPESFRREGLGIWDPEVTNQAIGARVWNELIGMPVSGSKWAACARFSIDGSTVALARAGRQGKAGATHVELCTAQGVRRMGEGVGWIVDYLLANLEHFAVIVIEGKAGAGDLAERLRVAGVPPKMILTPNVAEVITAHAMFDAAIRDKTLTHLDDRELETEAEYVSRRRIGSGGGFGWQAPEGATCSGLDAVTLAHWAVRTTKRRARGARSKRKAVIL; from the coding sequence GTGAGCAGGACGCCGAGGTCGCCGACGAGGAATGGACGGGCGTCTGATCCTCGGCTCTCGTCGATCGCCAAGCATCTGATCCTGCCCGAGGGGATCGTGTCGACCTCGTTCCCGAAGATCCGGGCGCGCGCCGCCAGGTGGGGCCTGGGCTTCGACCAGTGGCAGACCGACCTGGGGGCGGCGGTGTTCGCTAAGCGTGACACGGGGCTGTACGCGGCCGGAATCGACGGTGTCGAGATCTCCCTACCCCGCCAGGTCGGCAAGACCTACACGATCGGGTCGGCGCTCATGGCCTTGGCGTCGTTGGAATCGGGCTTGTTCATCTTGTGGACGGCCCACAGGACTCGCACAGCCGACGAGACCTTCGCCTACATGCGTGGGCTCGCCAACAAGGCGAAGATCGCCTCCTACATCGAAACCGTTCGAGCATCGAACGGCCAGCAGGCGATCGTCTTCCACAACGGGTCGCGGATCCTCTTCGGCGCCCGCGAGGGCGGGTTCGGGCGAGGCTTCGCCGGGGTCGACATCATCGTCTTCGACGAAGCGCAGATCCTCGGTCAGCGGGCCCTTGACGACATGATCCCCGCCGCCAACACGAGTTCGAATCCGCTGATCATCCGCATGGGCACTCCGCCCAAGCCCTCCGATCCGTCCGAAGCGTTCACCATCTTCCGAAAGAGCGCGCTCGCGGGCGATATGAGCGACGGCCTCTATGTGGAGGTCGGGGCGGACGATGACGCGAATCCGGACGACCGCAAGCAGTGGCGCAAGGCGAATCCGTCCTTCCCTCATCGGACGCCGGAGTCGGCGATCTTGCGCATGAAGCGCCAGCTCGGCCCGGAGTCCTTCCGTCGCGAGGGCCTGGGGATTTGGGATCCGGAGGTCACGAATCAGGCGATCGGCGCTCGCGTGTGGAACGAACTCATCGGTATGCCGGTTTCTGGGTCGAAGTGGGCGGCGTGCGCGCGGTTCTCAATCGACGGGTCGACGGTCGCATTGGCGAGAGCAGGACGCCAGGGCAAGGCGGGCGCCACGCATGTCGAGCTGTGCACTGCCCAGGGGGTGCGGCGCATGGGTGAGGGTGTCGGCTGGATCGTCGACTACCTGCTGGCGAACCTGGAGCATTTCGCCGTGATCGTCATCGAGGGCAAGGCGGGCGCCGGAGACCTCGCCGAGCGTCTGCGCGTCGCAGGAGTGCCGCCGAAGATGATCCTCACTCCCAACGTCGCAGAGGTGATCACAGCGCATGCCATGTTCGATGCTGCGATCCGAGACAAGACCCTCACCCACCTCGACGACCGCGAACTCGAAACCGAAGCCGAGTACGTGTCTCGGCGGCGGATCGGATCAGGCGGCGGGTTCGGCTGGCAGGCCCCGGAAGGGGCGACCTGCTCCGGCCTGGACGCAGTGACGCTGGCCCATTGGGCCGTCAGGACAACGAAGAGGCGCGCGAGGGGTGCGAGATCGAAGAGGAAAGCGGTGATCCTATGA
- a CDS encoding helix-turn-helix domain-containing protein — protein sequence MSEARVCPVTGELLGEGEFVSRAAVNRLVTAVSDLPELVDDLAYAARGLRRGMQPAGGVASSREPVNLGLMLEVDEMTDALWTWAQSLTTFVMGPRYCVPRGDWAAVRRVFTAYRDRIGGWVEAPLLVDELCYAVGRLERLASPADRVLSFVGRCPSCGVELMAAEGSVEASCACGVQVEVEEAREVMRRRAGERPVPRPRAREIAEILSHRPIPESTVRSWCKRARLQPVAIVSGRRLYRPADLVALVEASR from the coding sequence GTGAGTGAGGCGAGGGTGTGTCCGGTGACGGGGGAGCTGCTGGGCGAGGGGGAGTTCGTGTCGCGGGCGGCGGTGAATCGGTTGGTGACGGCGGTGTCTGATCTGCCGGAGCTGGTTGATGATCTGGCGTATGCGGCTCGCGGTCTTCGTCGCGGCATGCAGCCTGCGGGGGGCGTTGCGTCGTCGCGGGAGCCTGTGAATCTGGGGTTGATGCTCGAGGTCGACGAGATGACTGATGCGCTTTGGACGTGGGCGCAGTCGTTGACGACGTTCGTCATGGGGCCGAGGTACTGCGTTCCGCGTGGGGACTGGGCTGCGGTGCGCAGGGTGTTCACTGCGTATCGGGATCGGATCGGTGGGTGGGTGGAGGCGCCGCTGCTCGTTGACGAGCTCTGCTATGCGGTGGGGCGTCTCGAGCGGCTCGCGTCGCCGGCGGATCGGGTGCTGTCGTTTGTCGGCCGGTGTCCGTCCTGTGGGGTCGAGTTGATGGCCGCCGAGGGCTCCGTCGAGGCGTCGTGCGCGTGTGGGGTGCAGGTCGAGGTGGAGGAGGCCCGGGAAGTGATGCGTCGACGGGCGGGTGAGCGTCCTGTGCCTCGACCCCGTGCCCGTGAGATCGCGGAGATTCTGTCGCACCGTCCGATCCCGGAGTCCACGGTGCGGTCATGGTGTAAGCGCGCGCGGTTGCAGCCGGTTGCCATAGTGTCGGGGCGGCGCTTGTACCGGCCGGCCGACCTGGTCGCTCTGGTGGAGGCGTCGAGGTGA
- a CDS encoding HNH endonuclease has protein sequence MKVGDESDTFPMLMDLAACEGFDHRTMNEVQGFVFRCAAYSAKHLTDSIVDLGVIAMYAGSESERLIRLCTEVGLMSWVEVDGRRKLKLVENPDYINIRTKEEIEHERQQNRDNRDPAIKGPVLLRDGDTCRWCETPVYWTGKPSARKGTLDHLKPGQAATVDTMVVACWRCNSARKKDESGTWAKEHPLVPAPARPRYGKATTKYLEGLGLLIPPVSTSDASADAASASTSDTPSAGALPGLDGAGDSVEGSAGSGRSPADVDLRTADHRSFDEPSADADPGPASGEHAGGVSESESGLNSDSIRIDSDMSTPANSESPGRVGTGLVESGQVGPGLEWPGRPGTGSGGAGRGRDSPGSGRAREGAGLAGGAPCGGGSVSGRKRRRKRRKDRG, from the coding sequence ATGAAGGTCGGGGACGAGTCGGATACCTTCCCGATGCTGATGGATCTGGCGGCGTGCGAGGGATTCGATCATCGGACGATGAATGAGGTTCAGGGCTTCGTCTTCAGGTGCGCCGCCTACTCGGCCAAGCACCTCACCGACTCGATCGTGGATCTGGGTGTGATCGCGATGTATGCGGGCAGCGAGTCCGAGCGTCTCATTCGCCTGTGCACAGAGGTCGGTCTCATGAGCTGGGTTGAGGTCGACGGGCGGAGGAAGCTTAAGCTCGTCGAGAACCCTGATTACATCAACATTCGAACGAAGGAGGAGATAGAGCACGAGCGTCAGCAGAACCGGGACAATCGCGATCCGGCGATCAAGGGGCCCGTGCTGCTGCGCGATGGCGATACGTGCAGGTGGTGCGAGACGCCGGTGTATTGGACGGGCAAGCCGTCCGCTCGCAAGGGCACTCTCGACCACCTCAAGCCCGGCCAGGCCGCGACCGTTGACACGATGGTCGTGGCCTGCTGGAGGTGCAATTCCGCCCGGAAGAAGGACGAGTCGGGCACGTGGGCGAAAGAGCATCCGCTCGTGCCCGCTCCGGCTCGCCCTCGCTACGGGAAGGCGACGACGAAGTATCTGGAGGGGCTCGGGCTCCTCATTCCTCCTGTGTCCACCAGCGATGCCTCCGCTGATGCTGCGAGCGCCTCGACCTCAGACACGCCCTCGGCGGGCGCGCTCCCGGGTCTTGACGGCGCCGGCGACAGCGTTGAAGGCTCCGCGGGCTCCGGTCGATCTCCGGCTGATGTTGATCTCCGAACGGCTGATCACCGCTCGTTCGACGAACCGTCAGCTGATGCTGATCCTGGGCCCGCGTCCGGTGAGCACGCGGGAGGAGTGAGTGAGTCCGAGTCCGGATTGAATTCGGATTCAATTCGAATTGACTCCGATATGTCCACTCCTGCGAATTCGGAATCGCCGGGTCGGGTAGGGACGGGACTGGTCGAGTCAGGTCAAGTAGGACCGGGCCTGGAATGGCCGGGACGGCCCGGGACGGGCTCTGGTGGGGCCGGGAGGGGTCGGGACAGTCCTGGGTCTGGGAGGGCCCGGGAAGGGGCTGGTCTGGCCGGTGGGGCCCCGTGTGGTGGGGGGAGTGTGTCCGGTCGCAAGAGGCGGAGGAAGCGGAGGAAGGATCGCGGGTGA
- a CDS encoding tyrosine-type recombinase/integrase, producing MPNPSPFTNKSGTVVYRVQYRPYPGKGPTTDTFETYRQAADFCALIKRVGPSQARLLREAVTRAELEEAITCRDAFTRFCEHASSYAEEGTVAKYKLMWDSRIGPTFDPWPIGQVTRQHVEAWVAKLRRTETTTSHRARTKDPSLDPQFMSPKTIANLQGLLSSVFRLQVDEGHLEKNPAHRIRLPAKHTTRPPIFLSTSQRTSLLARTPAEWQTLIALLLATGLRWGEATALAASDLDLEATPATVRVERAWKRGAQGFHLGPPKSRKSRRTITLPAQLVPELQELADRRGTGMLFVGPDGGRLRSEWFTARVWRPTVEAAGIDPAPRIHDLRHTHASMLLGAGVPIHIVQYRMGHESIQTTVNVYGHLVPDAGRIAAEATELAMATALPQLIESAS from the coding sequence ATGCCAAATCCGTCACCTTTCACCAACAAGTCGGGGACAGTCGTCTACCGCGTCCAGTACCGCCCCTACCCGGGCAAAGGCCCGACGACAGACACCTTCGAGACCTACAGGCAGGCCGCAGACTTCTGCGCCCTCATCAAACGCGTCGGACCATCCCAAGCGCGCCTGCTCCGCGAGGCCGTCACGCGGGCCGAGCTCGAGGAGGCGATCACCTGCCGCGACGCCTTCACCCGATTCTGCGAGCACGCCTCCTCCTACGCCGAAGAGGGCACAGTAGCCAAGTACAAGCTCATGTGGGACAGCCGCATCGGCCCGACCTTCGACCCCTGGCCCATCGGCCAGGTCACACGCCAGCACGTCGAGGCATGGGTCGCCAAACTGCGGAGGACGGAGACGACGACCTCGCACAGGGCCCGCACGAAGGACCCCTCCTTGGACCCGCAGTTCATGTCGCCCAAGACGATCGCGAACCTCCAGGGACTCCTCTCCTCCGTCTTCCGCCTCCAGGTCGACGAGGGCCACCTCGAGAAGAACCCCGCCCACAGGATCCGCCTCCCCGCAAAGCACACGACAAGGCCGCCGATCTTCCTCTCAACCAGCCAACGCACGAGCCTGCTCGCCCGCACACCCGCCGAATGGCAGACCCTCATCGCGCTACTCCTCGCGACAGGGCTCCGCTGGGGCGAGGCGACGGCGCTCGCGGCGTCGGATCTTGATCTGGAGGCGACGCCGGCGACTGTCCGGGTGGAGCGGGCGTGGAAGCGGGGGGCTCAGGGTTTCCACCTGGGGCCGCCGAAGTCGAGGAAGTCCCGCAGGACGATCACACTCCCGGCCCAGTTGGTGCCAGAGCTTCAGGAGCTCGCAGATCGTCGCGGGACTGGGATGCTCTTCGTCGGGCCCGATGGGGGGCGTCTGCGGTCGGAGTGGTTCACGGCGCGCGTGTGGAGGCCGACGGTCGAGGCGGCGGGGATTGATCCGGCGCCGAGGATCCACGATCTGCGGCACACGCATGCGTCGATGCTCCTGGGGGCTGGGGTGCCGATCCACATCGTCCAGTACCGCATGGGGCACGAGTCGATCCAGACGACGGTGAACGTCTATGGGCACCTGGTGCCCGACGCTGGGAGGATTGCGGCCGAGGCAACCGAACTCGCGATGGCGACGGCGTTGCCTCAGCTCATCGAGTCAGCGTCATAG
- a CDS encoding HNH endonuclease signature motif containing protein: MGVASSRTGTKKWLDLAARAKRRAVLAGLTDCPICGVHLDFSKGRSANSAEVDHIIPWSRGGEDTIENVRVVCRSCNQRRGNGMRRKRIGGRNDRGVYISSTNSSETW; this comes from the coding sequence GTGGGTGTGGCTTCGAGCAGGACAGGGACGAAGAAGTGGCTCGACCTCGCCGCACGGGCGAAGCGACGGGCCGTCCTCGCGGGGCTCACGGATTGCCCGATCTGCGGCGTGCACCTTGACTTCTCGAAGGGCCGGAGCGCGAACAGCGCGGAGGTCGATCACATCATTCCGTGGTCGCGGGGCGGCGAGGACACGATCGAGAACGTTCGAGTCGTGTGTCGCTCCTGTAATCAGCGGCGTGGAAATGGAATGCGAAGAAAGAGAATCGGCGGACGGAATGATCGAGGTGTTTACATTTCCTCGACGAATTCAAGCGAGACGTGGTGA
- a CDS encoding BRO-N domain-containing protein: MTSPCFRAPSCRYFASVEEKERVLLDLDVRIAAELARAEGLRRLREERNARLRAAQASRPAPSPTVRKEAPMRDLTRFYGEAPVRVHLDDEGEPWFVASDVAKILGYSEASAMTRHLDPDERGLSNWQTPSGEQQMIMISESGLYSAILRSRVEGARPFKRWVTHEVLPSIRRTGSYSAPQAPATPSAMNREQLLATALIEANSIITEAHSRAIAAEERAAAAAQTVRAIEATEGLTLTEFHKHYFSDVGAREFFEFCYRKGLLIDQRGARGRDAKGRVKNGPQHMHPTAKGKEFIYLHASLDAEGLRRERPRVRPGAPEVALARWLHHRGLRLNEELVAAVEGGELVRA; encoded by the coding sequence ATGACATCTCCGTGCTTTCGTGCACCCTCATGCCGCTACTTCGCCTCGGTCGAGGAGAAGGAGCGCGTCCTTCTCGATCTCGATGTGCGGATCGCGGCCGAGCTCGCCCGCGCCGAGGGGCTGCGCCGTCTGCGCGAGGAGCGCAATGCGCGCCTGCGCGCCGCCCAGGCCTCTCGGCCCGCACCGTCTCCCACAGTCAGAAAGGAGGCTCCCATGCGTGACCTCACGCGCTTCTACGGCGAGGCGCCAGTCCGCGTTCACCTCGACGACGAGGGCGAGCCCTGGTTCGTCGCGTCGGACGTCGCCAAGATCCTCGGATACTCCGAGGCCTCTGCGATGACCAGACACCTCGACCCCGATGAGAGGGGTCTGTCAAATTGGCAGACCCCCTCTGGAGAACAGCAGATGATCATGATCTCAGAGTCAGGCCTCTACTCCGCGATCCTCCGATCCCGCGTCGAGGGGGCTCGTCCGTTCAAGCGGTGGGTCACGCACGAGGTGCTGCCCTCGATCCGGCGGACGGGCTCGTACTCGGCACCGCAGGCGCCGGCCACGCCCTCGGCGATGAACCGCGAGCAGCTGCTCGCGACCGCCCTTATCGAAGCGAACTCCATCATCACCGAAGCCCATTCCCGCGCGATCGCCGCCGAGGAGCGCGCCGCGGCCGCCGCGCAGACGGTGCGCGCGATCGAAGCGACCGAGGGATTGACATTGACGGAGTTCCACAAGCACTACTTCTCCGATGTCGGGGCCCGCGAGTTCTTCGAGTTCTGCTACCGCAAGGGCCTCCTCATCGATCAGCGGGGTGCGCGCGGCAGGGACGCGAAGGGCCGTGTGAAGAACGGGCCCCAGCACATGCACCCGACCGCGAAAGGCAAGGAGTTCATCTACCTGCACGCCTCTCTCGACGCGGAGGGGCTGCGCAGGGAGCGCCCCCGGGTCCGTCCCGGCGCGCCCGAGGTGGCGCTCGCCCGCTGGCTGCATCATCGGGGCCTGCGCCTCAACGAGGAGCTCGTCGCGGCCGTGGAGGGCGGGGAGCTGGTGCGGGCATGA